From the Solanum lycopersicum chromosome 10, SLM_r2.1 genome, one window contains:
- the LOC101245208 gene encoding transcription factor MYB102-like: MGRTPCCDKNGLKKGPWTTEEDQKLIDYIQKYGSGNWRILPKNAGLQRCGKSCRLRWINYLRPDIKRGKFSFEEEETIIHLHSILGNKWSAIAARLPGRTDNEIKNYWNTNIRKKLLRMGIDPITHSPRLDLLDLNSIFNPSLYNSTQLDNNISRLLGVQSLVNPEILRLANSLLSSHHQNQNFLLQSNFQENQLCNSYVQNKLTPFGQTSLIQNPINNISTCSNLNTPSVPFYSDTLAMQQPNVEEQSSSNILNFNSQNFTFNSILPTLSTPSSTPTSLNSNSSTISEEERESYCSMLNFDIPNILDVNEFM, encoded by the exons ATGGGAAGAACACCTTGTTGTGATAAAAATGGACTTAAAAAAGGGCCATGGACAACAGAAGAAGATCAAAAGCTTATTGATTACATACAAAAATATGGCTCTGGAAATTGGAGGATTCTTCCTAAGAATgctg gGCTTCAAAGGTGTGGAAAGAGTTGCAGGCTACGTTGGATTAATTATCTAAGGCCAGATATTAAAAGAGGAAAATTCtcttttgaagaagaagagacaATCATCCACTTGCATAGTATTCTTGGAAACAa gTGGTCTGCTATTGCTGCTCGTCTGCCAGGAAGGACTGATAACGAAATCAAAAATTATTGGAATACTAATATTCGAAAAAAGCTTTTGAGAATGGGAATTGATCCAATAACTCATAGCCCTCGTCTTGATCTTCTTGATTTAAACTCAATTTTCAACCCTTCACTCTACAATTCAACTCAATTGGACAATAATATTTCAAGGTTATTAGGTGTACAATCCCTAGTTAATCCTGAGATTTTGAGATTAGCCAATTCCCTTTTATCTTCTCACCACCAAAACCAAAATTTCTTATTGCAAagtaattttcaagaaaatcaacTATGCAATTCATATGTCCAAAACAAGTTGACCCCATTTGGCCAAACTAGCCTAATTCAAAACCCTATTAACAATATTTCAACTTGTTCCAATTTAAATACTCCATCTGTTCCATTTTATAGTGACACTCTAGCCATGCAACAACCTAATGTGGAGGAGCAATCATCATCgaatattttaaacttcaacTCACAAAATTTTACCTTCAATTCTATTTTGCCAACTTTATCTACTCCATCGTCAACTCCAACTTCATTAAATTCGAACTCTAGTACGATTTCGGAAGAAGAGAGGGAAAGTTATTGTAGCATGTTAAACTTTGATATTCCAAATATTTTAGATGTTAatgaatttatgtaa